Proteins from a genomic interval of Rosa chinensis cultivar Old Blush chromosome 2, RchiOBHm-V2, whole genome shotgun sequence:
- the LOC112190676 gene encoding 5'-nucleotidase SurE yields the protein MSSTSVKPNMLPAGLVSNLQDVLSKRGGGDQPTEPSTSEAAEDPVDSSKPIVLVTNGDGIDSPGLTYLVEALVRQGLYNVHVCAPQSDKSVSGHSVTLRETVSVNSAEINGATAYEVAGTPVDCVSLALSGALFSWSKPLLVISGINRGSNCGHHMLYSGVVAGAREALISGVPSLSISLNWRKDESQENDFKDAVAVCLPLINAAIGDIEKGEFPKSCFLNIEIPSSPLSNKGFKITKQSTWRSTPSWQAVSANRYPPGHFMNSQQSLGIQLAQLGRDASAAGAARRVTTQKKNVEIESIGAAGKSDFERVKKYFRLEFVDKEQENTDEDLDFRALESGFVSVTPLSLSPHLESDTQTAASNWISSALQEQ from the exons ATGAGTTCAACATCTGTGAAACCCAACATGCTGCCTGCGGGCCTGGTCTCCAATCTCCAAGACGTGTTGAGCAAAAGAGGTGGAGGTGACCAACCCACTGAGCCTTCAACTTCTGAAGCTGCAGAGGACCCTGTTGATAGTTCCAAGCCCATCGTTTTGGTCACCAATGGTGATGGGATTGACTCCCCTGGTCTTACTTACCTTGTTGAAGCTCTCGTCCGCCAAGGCCTTTACAATGTCCATGTCTGCGCTCCTCAATC GGACAAATCAGTATCCGGTCATTCCGTGACTCTCCGAGAAACGGTTTCTGTTAATTCTGCTGAGATAAATGGTGCCACAGCTTATGAAGTTGCAG GTACTCCCGTAGATTGTGTCTCATTAGCGTTATCTGGCGCACTGTTTTCTTGGTCAAAACCTCTGCTG GTAATCAGTGGAATCAACCGGGGATCAAACTGTGGCCATCACAT GTTGTACTCGGGTGTTGTTGCTGGAGCTAGGGAGGCACTAATAAGTGGAGTGCCCTCTTTATCAATATCACTAAATTG GAGGAAGGATGAAAGTCAAGAAAATGATTTCAAAGATGCAGTTGCTGTTTGTTTACCTCTAATAAATGCAGCAATCGGGGATATTGAGAAGGGGGAATTCCCCAAGAGTTGCTTTCTGAATATAGAGATTCCTTCATCTCCTTTATCAAACAAG GGTTTTAAAATAACCAAGCAAAGCACATGGAGATCTACTCCCAGCTGGCAAGCTGTTTCAGCTAATCGTTATCCTCCTGGACATTTCATGAACAGTCAACAAAGCCTTGGGATTCAGCTTGCACAACTTGGCCGAGATGCATCTGCTGCC gGTGCAGCTCGTCGTGTGACAACACAGAAGAAGAATGTGGAGATTGAATCAATTGGAGCTGCAGGAAAATCTGATTTTGAACGGGTGAAAAAGTACTTCCGACTAGAG TTTGTGGATAAAGAGCAGGAAAATACGGATGAGGATCTGGATTTCAGAGCACTCGAAAGCGGATTT GTATCGGTAACTCCTCTTTCCCTTTCACCACATCTCGAGTCCGATACTCAAACAGCTGCCTCCAATTGGATCTCGTCTGCACTTCAAGAGCAATAA
- the LOC112188995 gene encoding F-box/kelch-repeat protein At3g06240 isoform X2: MTSTICKKEILMDILVRLPAKTLMRFLCACKAWSDLISSPDFVSTNLNTNITKRRNMHLLCLHHPDFKRVVDLEDPYVKQALQWSFFHYETFEQGLGLSHPSGSTEHYVMYGSSNGLVCISNPDEVLNSRSPIIIWNPSIKKFKTLPSTTNNKFRYMSLQFGFHPGVNDYKVVRMMRINKDAFAVEVFSLSTNSWKMIEEIPPWLKCNFKYLEGTFINGVAYRILEKGFMYSLMSFDSGSEEFKEFILPESVISSHNLHIYPFEEKPCLIFHWYISDEEGFDRGEFFVFQDKRWKRMHPFYYPSHCYHTIGVSIDNEVVMESRDYCNGVADLFLVNYETREVRETGIKLAITRVGYNEHFYVFTYAESLVLPN; encoded by the exons ATGACGTCCACAATTTGTAAGAAAGAAATCTTGATGGACATCCTAGTAAGACTACCTGCAAAAACCCTAATGCGGTTTTTATGTGCATGCAAAGCATGGAGTGATTTGATTAGCAGCCCAGATTTTGTCTCTACAAATCTTAACACAAATATCACAAAACGCAGAAATATGCATCTACTCTGCCTCCACCACCCGGATTTTAAACGGGTGGTCGATTTGGAGGATCCATATGTTAAACAAGCTCTTCAATGGTCTTTCTTTCACTATGAAACATTTGAGCAGGGCTTGGGGTTAAGCCATCCCTCAGGGAGCACAGAACATTATGTGATGTATGGCTCAAGCAATGGATTAGTTTGCATTTCGAATCCGGACGAAGTTTTGAATAGCAGGAGTCCTATAATCATATGGAACCCGTCCATTAAGAAATTTAAGACGCTTCCATCGACCACAAACAATAAATTTCGCTATATGTCCCTCCAATTTGGGTTCCATCCCGGGGTTAATGACTACAAGGTAGTAAGAATGATGCGGATCAACAAGGATGCCTTCGCAGTAGAAGTTTTTTCTCTTAGCACCAACTCTTGGAAGATGATCGAAGAAATTCCTCCATGGTTAAAATGCAATTTTAAATATCTTGAAG GTACGTTCATAAATGGAGTAGCCTACCGAATTCTTGAGAAAGGTTTTATGTATAGCCTCATGTCCTTCGATTCGGGCAGTGAAGAATTCAAAGAATTCATACTACCAGAGTCCGTCATCAGttcacataatttacatatctaCCCTTTCGAGGAAAAGCCTTGCTTGATTTTTCACTGGTATATTTCTGATGAGGAGGGCTTTGATAGAGGTGAGTTCTTTGTTTTTCAAGACAAACGTTGGAAACGTATGCACCCTTTTTACTATCCTTCGCATTGTTATCATACGATCGGGGTTAGTATAGATAATGAAGTGGTAATGGAGTCAAGAGACTACTGTAATGGTGTAGCAGATTTGTTTTTGGTGAACTACGAAACCAGGGAAGTTCGTGAAACAGGAATTAAGTTGGCCATCACGAGAGTTGGCTATAACGAACATTTCTATGTATTTACGTACGCAGAAAGTTTGGTATTACCGAATTAA
- the LOC112188995 gene encoding F-box/kelch-repeat protein At3g06240 isoform X1, whose translation MISFRMTSTICKKEILMDILVRLPAKTLMRFLCACKAWSDLISSPDFVSTNLNTNITKRRNMHLLCLHHPDFKRVVDLEDPYVKQALQWSFFHYETFEQGLGLSHPSGSTEHYVMYGSSNGLVCISNPDEVLNSRSPIIIWNPSIKKFKTLPSTTNNKFRYMSLQFGFHPGVNDYKVVRMMRINKDAFAVEVFSLSTNSWKMIEEIPPWLKCNFKYLEGTFINGVAYRILEKGFMYSLMSFDSGSEEFKEFILPESVISSHNLHIYPFEEKPCLIFHWYISDEEGFDRGEFFVFQDKRWKRMHPFYYPSHCYHTIGVSIDNEVVMESRDYCNGVADLFLVNYETREVRETGIKLAITRVGYNEHFYVFTYAESLVLPN comes from the exons ATGATTTCCTTCAGGATGACGTCCACAATTTGTAAGAAAGAAATCTTGATGGACATCCTAGTAAGACTACCTGCAAAAACCCTAATGCGGTTTTTATGTGCATGCAAAGCATGGAGTGATTTGATTAGCAGCCCAGATTTTGTCTCTACAAATCTTAACACAAATATCACAAAACGCAGAAATATGCATCTACTCTGCCTCCACCACCCGGATTTTAAACGGGTGGTCGATTTGGAGGATCCATATGTTAAACAAGCTCTTCAATGGTCTTTCTTTCACTATGAAACATTTGAGCAGGGCTTGGGGTTAAGCCATCCCTCAGGGAGCACAGAACATTATGTGATGTATGGCTCAAGCAATGGATTAGTTTGCATTTCGAATCCGGACGAAGTTTTGAATAGCAGGAGTCCTATAATCATATGGAACCCGTCCATTAAGAAATTTAAGACGCTTCCATCGACCACAAACAATAAATTTCGCTATATGTCCCTCCAATTTGGGTTCCATCCCGGGGTTAATGACTACAAGGTAGTAAGAATGATGCGGATCAACAAGGATGCCTTCGCAGTAGAAGTTTTTTCTCTTAGCACCAACTCTTGGAAGATGATCGAAGAAATTCCTCCATGGTTAAAATGCAATTTTAAATATCTTGAAG GTACGTTCATAAATGGAGTAGCCTACCGAATTCTTGAGAAAGGTTTTATGTATAGCCTCATGTCCTTCGATTCGGGCAGTGAAGAATTCAAAGAATTCATACTACCAGAGTCCGTCATCAGttcacataatttacatatctaCCCTTTCGAGGAAAAGCCTTGCTTGATTTTTCACTGGTATATTTCTGATGAGGAGGGCTTTGATAGAGGTGAGTTCTTTGTTTTTCAAGACAAACGTTGGAAACGTATGCACCCTTTTTACTATCCTTCGCATTGTTATCATACGATCGGGGTTAGTATAGATAATGAAGTGGTAATGGAGTCAAGAGACTACTGTAATGGTGTAGCAGATTTGTTTTTGGTGAACTACGAAACCAGGGAAGTTCGTGAAACAGGAATTAAGTTGGCCATCACGAGAGTTGGCTATAACGAACATTTCTATGTATTTACGTACGCAGAAAGTTTGGTATTACCGAATTAA
- the LOC112183649 gene encoding F-box/kelch-repeat protein At3g06240, which yields MRRNKCKKSSSSSSSSSSTISSVSYIPEEILINILARLPAKSLLRFRCVSQSWRGLIGSPSFVSKHLNRNVTKLSHTYLIALQRLRDKPALCHSLFSTETFEECLKLRHPLWTEEQFRIYGSSNGLVCISDQVLRPSSPICIWNPCIRKFRTLPQSIFKPHYSSYDISLSFGFHPELNDYRVVTMGWYVRSIIKVQVYSLSTGSWKMIEVIPPWLKFNPDWCRGCAFFNGVAYWLFTKSKKFRFVSFDTDSEEFEELMVPDTISTKGFTYVGVYNGLVCLFYSYLEGPDCQKPQKYMDIWVLKEQSFTKLHTAVLLPGRDYLPLGFSIQNELIAKDKKHTKGDEGDTGQMVLYDLKMKLIKKTGISLAQDSHYKTSAGTYIESLVLLDR from the coding sequence ATGAGAAGAAACAAATGCAAGaagagtagtagtagtagtagtagtagtagtagtactaTTAGTAGTGTTAGTTATATCCCTGAAGAAATCTTGATCAACATCCTAGCAAGATTACCTGCAAAGTCGCTCCTTCGGTTTAGGTGTGTATCCCAGTCATGGCGTGGTTTGATTGGCAGCCCAAGTTTTGTTAGTAAACATCTTAACAGGAATGTTACAAAACTTTCGCATACCTATCTAATTGCCCTCCAGCGCTTGAGAGATAAGCCAGCACTTTGCCACTCGCTATTTTCTACTGAAACATTTGAGGAGTGTTTGAAGTTGAGACATCCCTTGTGGACTGAGGAACAGTTTAGGATATATGGTTCAAGTAATGGGCTGGTTTGTATTTCGGATCAAGTACTGCGGCCGAGTAGTCCTATATGCATATGGAATCCATGTATTAGGAAATTTAGGACTCTTCCACAATCAATATTCAAACCACATTATTCCAGTTATGATATCTCTCTCTCATTTGGATTCCACCCGGAGCTTAATGACTACAGAGTGGTAACAATGGGTTGGTATGTTCGATCTATCATAAAGGTGCAGGTCTATAGTCTTAGTACTGGCTCTTGGAAGATGATTGAAGTAATTCCTCCTTGGTTAAAGTTCAATCCAGACTGGTGTCGAGGATGCGCATTTTTCAATGGAGTGGCATACTGGCTTTTTACAAAGTCAAAAAAGTTTAGGTTTGTGTCATTTGATACGGATAGTGAAGAATTTGAAGAATTAATGGTTCCAGATACTATTTCCACCAAGGGCTTCACATATGTTGGAGTCTACAATGGCTTGGTTTGCCTTTTTTATTCCTATCTTGAAGGTCCTGATTGCCAGAAACCACAAAAATATATGGACATATGGGTTCTGAAAGAACAGTCTTTTACCAAGTTGCACACTGCAGTTTTACTGCCCGGAAGAGACTATTTGCCATTGGGGTTTAGTATCCAGAACGAACTCATTGCGAAGGACAAAAAGCATACTAAAGGTGATGAAGGAGATACGGGCCAGATGGTTCTATATGATCTCAAAATGAAGCTGATAAAGAAAACAGGGATTAGCTTGGCGCAGGATAGTCATTACAAAACTTCAGCAGGTACTTACATTGAAAGTTTGGTTCTACTCGATCGTTAG